GCGCTGACCCGCCGGCGCCATCATGGCGAGGCGTTATGAGCGGGCGGGCGTCTTCTCCGATCGTGCTGGCGGCTGGCGGCACGGGCGGGCATTTCTTTCCCGCCGAGGCGCTGGCGGCGGCGCTGATCGGGCGCGGCCGGCGGGTCGTGCTGTTTGCCGATGCGCGCACCAAGATCGGCGCGGATAGCGTGTTCGCGGCGCGTGAGCGTTTCGTCATTCCCGGCGGCGGCATCGCCGGGCGCGGTGTGGGCCGCGCCATCGCCGGGGCGCTCAAGCTGCTCGCCGGGTTTTTCGTCGCGCGGCGGGCGCTGCGTGATCTGCGCCCGGCGGCTCTGGTCGCCTTCGGCGGCTATCCGGCGATCGCGCCGGTGCTCGCGAGCCGAAGTCTCGCGCGGCGTGTTCCGGTCATTCTGCATGAACAGAACGCGGTGCTCGGGCGTGCCAACCGGTTTCTCGCCCGCTTCAGTGCGCGGCTGGCGCTGAGCGTCCCCGACACGCGATCGATCCCGGCGGGGACGGCGACGATCGTGGTCGGCAATCCGGTGCGCCCGGCGATCGCCGCTTGCGCCGCGATCCCTTATGCGCCGCCGACCGAAAGCGGCGCGATCCGGCTGCTGGTGCTTGGCGGCTCGCTCGGCGCGCGGGTGATGAGCGATGTCGTGCCGGCTGCCCTCGCCGCGTTGCCGACGACGCTCCGCGCCCGCCTCGCGCTTGCCCAGCAATGCCGGGCCGAGGATCTCGCCCGCGTCGCCGCCTTCTACCGCGAGGCCGCGATCAGCGCCGAATGCGCGGCGTTCTTCGCCGATGTTCCCGAACGGCTGGCCGCCGCCCACCTCGTCATCGCCCGCGCCGGCGCCTCGACGCTTGCCGAACTCGCGGTGATCGGCCGGCCGGCGATCCTGGTGCCGCTGCCGGGCGCGATCGACGATCACCAGAGCGCCAATGCCCGCGCTTTCGGGGACGCCGCGGTGACGATCGCCGAGCGCCAATTCACCCCGGCGCGGCTTGCCGCCGTGGTCTGTGACCTTCTCGCCGCCCCCGCGCGCCTTAGCGCGATGGCGGCGGCGGCAAAGCACGGGCCGGCCGATGCCGCCGAGCGCC
This portion of the Acidibrevibacterium fodinaquatile genome encodes:
- the murG gene encoding undecaprenyldiphospho-muramoylpentapeptide beta-N-acetylglucosaminyltransferase, with translation MSGRASSPIVLAAGGTGGHFFPAEALAAALIGRGRRVVLFADARTKIGADSVFAARERFVIPGGGIAGRGVGRAIAGALKLLAGFFVARRALRDLRPAALVAFGGYPAIAPVLASRSLARRVPVILHEQNAVLGRANRFLARFSARLALSVPDTRSIPAGTATIVVGNPVRPAIAACAAIPYAPPTESGAIRLLVLGGSLGARVMSDVVPAALAALPTTLRARLALAQQCRAEDLARVAAFYREAAISAECAAFFADVPERLAAAHLVIARAGASTLAELAVIGRPAILVPLPGAIDDHQSANARAFGDAAVTIAERQFTPARLAAVVCDLLAAPARLSAMAAAAKHGPADAAERLADLAEGVRP